One genomic window of Cottoperca gobio chromosome 10, fCotGob3.1, whole genome shotgun sequence includes the following:
- the sybl1 gene encoding vesicle-associated membrane protein 7 isoform X1 produces MKTSNRAETPAVAMAILFAVVARGTTILAKHAWCGGNFLEVTEQILAKIPSENNKLTYSHGSYLFHYICHDRIIYLCITDDDFERSRAFSFLGEVKKRFQTTYGSRAQTALPYAMNSEFSSTLAAQMKHHSDPRGTDRVTETQMQVDDLKGIMVRNIDLVAQRGEKLELLIDKTENLVDSSVTFKTTSRNLARAMCMKNLKLTVVIVLVCLVVLYIIVSAACGGLSWPTCVK; encoded by the exons CGAGTAATAGAGCTGAAACCCcagctgttgccatggcaatcCTATTTGCTGTGGTGGCTCGTGGAACCACCATCCTGGCAAAGCATGCATGGTGTGGCGGCAACTTCCTGGAAGTGACTGAACAGATTTTAGCCAAAATCCCATCAGAGAATAACAAATTGACCTACAGCCATGGCAG ctATCTCTTTCATTACATCTGCCATGACAGAATCATATACCTGTGTATCACTGATGAC GACTTTGAGAGGTCGCGTGCATTCAGCTTCCTCGGTGAAGTCAAGAAGCGCTTCCAGACTACGTACGGGTCGCGAGCTCAAACGGCCCTGCCTTACGCCATGAACAGCGAGTTCTCCTCAACACTGGCAGCTCAGATG AAACACCACTCCGACCCACGAGGGACAGATCGTGTCACTGAGACTCAGATGCAAGTGGATGACCTGAAGGGCATTATGGTCCGCAACATAG ACTTGGTcgctcagagaggagagaagctgGAGTTGCTGATCGACAAGACAGAAAATCTGGTTGACTCA TCGGTCACATTTAAGACCACAAGTCGTAACCTGGCACGAGCCATGTGTATGAAGAACCTCAAGCTGACTGTTGTCATTGTGCTTGTGTGCCTG GTGGTCCTTTACATCATCGTTTCTGCTGCCTGTGGAGGCCTCAGCTGGCCCACTTGTGTCAAATGa
- the sybl1 gene encoding vesicle-associated membrane protein 7 isoform X2, protein MAILFAVVARGTTILAKHAWCGGNFLEVTEQILAKIPSENNKLTYSHGSYLFHYICHDRIIYLCITDDDFERSRAFSFLGEVKKRFQTTYGSRAQTALPYAMNSEFSSTLAAQMKHHSDPRGTDRVTETQMQVDDLKGIMVRNIDLVAQRGEKLELLIDKTENLVDSSVTFKTTSRNLARAMCMKNLKLTVVIVLVCLVVLYIIVSAACGGLSWPTCVK, encoded by the exons atggcaatcCTATTTGCTGTGGTGGCTCGTGGAACCACCATCCTGGCAAAGCATGCATGGTGTGGCGGCAACTTCCTGGAAGTGACTGAACAGATTTTAGCCAAAATCCCATCAGAGAATAACAAATTGACCTACAGCCATGGCAG ctATCTCTTTCATTACATCTGCCATGACAGAATCATATACCTGTGTATCACTGATGAC GACTTTGAGAGGTCGCGTGCATTCAGCTTCCTCGGTGAAGTCAAGAAGCGCTTCCAGACTACGTACGGGTCGCGAGCTCAAACGGCCCTGCCTTACGCCATGAACAGCGAGTTCTCCTCAACACTGGCAGCTCAGATG AAACACCACTCCGACCCACGAGGGACAGATCGTGTCACTGAGACTCAGATGCAAGTGGATGACCTGAAGGGCATTATGGTCCGCAACATAG ACTTGGTcgctcagagaggagagaagctgGAGTTGCTGATCGACAAGACAGAAAATCTGGTTGACTCA TCGGTCACATTTAAGACCACAAGTCGTAACCTGGCACGAGCCATGTGTATGAAGAACCTCAAGCTGACTGTTGTCATTGTGCTTGTGTGCCTG GTGGTCCTTTACATCATCGTTTCTGCTGCCTGTGGAGGCCTCAGCTGGCCCACTTGTGTCAAATGa